Proteins from a genomic interval of Thermodesulfobacteriota bacterium:
- a CDS encoding ATP-binding protein has product MDSNTYQALNRYAGKALHQYNMISDGDRIVVGLSGGKDSLTMMWVLKERLARIPVHYDLFAVYIDPGFKGGFSRTLEKYCQESGYKLRVEYTDYGIVGHSEKNRENPCFLCSRLRRKRLFEIADELGCNKLALGHHKDDIIETLFLNMCYAGEISTMIPSQTFFKGRFTVIRPLAFVGENLIRRFAKKQNFPGFINPCPSAGASKRHEIKVFLKQLYRGNPKIKGNIFRAMSNVNNEYLLK; this is encoded by the coding sequence TTGGACAGTAATACATACCAAGCATTGAACCGATATGCCGGGAAGGCTTTGCATCAGTACAATATGATTTCTGATGGAGATCGAATTGTGGTTGGGCTTTCAGGTGGAAAGGACAGTCTCACCATGATGTGGGTATTAAAGGAAAGGCTGGCCCGTATACCGGTTCATTATGATCTGTTTGCTGTTTATATCGATCCCGGGTTTAAAGGGGGATTTTCCCGAACCCTGGAAAAATATTGTCAAGAATCAGGATATAAGCTAAGAGTGGAATATACCGATTATGGAATCGTTGGGCACAGTGAGAAAAACAGGGAAAACCCCTGTTTTCTTTGTTCACGATTACGCAGGAAGCGACTTTTCGAAATTGCAGACGAACTCGGATGCAATAAATTGGCACTGGGGCATCACAAAGATGATATCATCGAGACCCTGTTTCTAAATATGTGCTATGCCGGTGAGATCAGTACAATGATTCCTTCCCAGACATTTTTTAAGGGAAGATTTACCGTAATCAGGCCTCTGGCGTTTGTGGGGGAGAATTTAATAAGACGATTTGCCAAAAAACAAAATTTTCCTGGTTTTATTAATCCATGCCCCAGCGCCGGAGCTTCCAAACGGCATGAGATAAAGGTTTTTTTAAAACAGCTGTACCGAGGTAACCCAAAGATCAAGGGTAATATCTTCAGGGCCATGAGTAATGTTAATAATGAATACCTATTAAAATAA